One window of Candidatus Eisenbacteria bacterium genomic DNA carries:
- a CDS encoding DUF72 domain-containing protein: MSAVVRLGTQGWSYDDWKGVFYPPGAKQEDRLPFYAGIFDTVELDTTFYHAPRATIARSWERNTPAAFRFAAKVPREITHDLRLHEVGERLEQFARAMEPLGEKLGPLLVQMPADFERGAETERDLAKFLAGVSEGLRVALEFRHASWHAPAIPELLRRHGAALAWTEWRELPRRTDVTADFLYLRWLGDRREIETYDRVQVDREDSFRAWEADLLRVFGEVREVYGYFNNHWAGHSPASANEMKRRLGLPHVEPRERWPQGELF, translated from the coding sequence ATGAGCGCGGTCGTCCGTCTCGGCACGCAGGGCTGGTCCTACGACGACTGGAAGGGCGTCTTCTACCCGCCCGGCGCGAAGCAGGAGGACCGGCTGCCGTTCTACGCCGGGATCTTCGACACGGTCGAGCTCGACACCACCTTCTACCATGCGCCGCGCGCGACCATCGCGCGTTCGTGGGAGCGCAACACGCCCGCGGCGTTCCGCTTCGCCGCCAAGGTGCCGCGGGAGATCACCCACGACCTGCGCCTGCACGAGGTGGGCGAGCGGCTCGAGCAGTTCGCGCGGGCGATGGAGCCGCTGGGGGAGAAGCTCGGACCGCTGCTCGTGCAGATGCCCGCGGACTTCGAACGCGGCGCGGAGACCGAGCGCGATCTCGCGAAGTTCCTCGCGGGCGTCTCCGAAGGCCTGCGAGTCGCGCTCGAGTTCCGGCACGCCTCGTGGCACGCGCCGGCGATCCCCGAGCTCTTGCGCCGCCACGGCGCGGCGCTGGCGTGGACGGAGTGGCGGGAGCTGCCGCGGCGGACCGACGTGACCGCCGACTTCCTCTACCTGCGCTGGCTCGGGGACCGCAGGGAGATCGAGACCTACGATCGCGTCCAGGTGGATCGCGAGGATTCGTTCCGCGCCTGGGAGGCGGACCTGCTGCGGGTCTTCGGCGAGGTCCGGGAGGTCTACGGCTACTTCAACAACCACTGGGCCGGCCACTCGCCGGCGAGCGCGAACGAAATGAAGCGCCGGCTGGGTCTGCCGCACGTCGAGCCGCGCGAGCGCTGGCCGCAGGGCGAGCTGTTCTGA
- a CDS encoding ABC-F family ATP-binding cassette domain-containing protein, whose amino-acid sequence MIQLQGLRYSIGQRVLFDRLDWVIAPGDRCALVGPNGAGKTTLLRVILGEYSPESGTRVLAKGTRIGYLPQEAAETFTGSVLDRALEAHRALLGMREELDEIHARLSGIAADDPELEGLLERSGELQHHLELHAEHRLEPEARRVLGGLGFSVADQDRPLAEFSGGWRMRAALAALLLADPTVLIMDEPTNHLDLPAMEWLEDYLDGFHGGLIVVSHDRVFLDRVASEVRELEHGTLTGYSMGFTRYLEEKELRREQAAATNAQLESKIEQLSRFVERFGAKNTKAAQAQSKRKQIERLKAERVVLPRRAGRLRLSFPAPPHSGRLLVQLRDASFGYDSRDVLSHASVEVTRGEKLAIVGPNGAGKTTLLRMLAGQLEPREGLREDTPLTRMSYFAQHAAETLEGAHTVLDAVEEVASDAWRPRLRSLLGSFLFQGDDVFKLCRVLSGGERQRVALARLLLLPTNLLLLDEPTHHLDLAGKEVLEDALEQYPGALVVVTHDRSLMARVATRVIEVHEGRVVLYPGGYDDYEAARIARAAGPPPEPVETAKPAAARAGAATKPATAVRGRAGAGAGAAAREADRKASRTARSQRQQREKEVARLERDIEQREARIRELENQLADPELYHDASRSKSLVGEYERLRAEVDSLWQRLGELG is encoded by the coding sequence TTGATCCAACTGCAGGGCCTGCGCTACTCGATCGGCCAGCGGGTCCTGTTCGACCGGCTGGACTGGGTGATCGCACCCGGGGACCGCTGCGCGCTGGTCGGCCCCAACGGCGCGGGCAAGACCACGCTGCTGCGGGTCATCCTCGGAGAGTACTCGCCCGAGAGCGGCACGCGCGTGCTCGCGAAGGGCACGCGCATCGGCTACCTGCCGCAGGAGGCGGCCGAAACCTTCACCGGCAGCGTGCTCGACCGCGCGCTCGAGGCGCACCGCGCGCTGCTCGGAATGCGCGAGGAGCTGGACGAGATCCACGCGCGCCTGTCCGGCATCGCCGCGGACGATCCCGAGCTGGAGGGTCTGCTCGAGCGCTCCGGCGAACTCCAGCACCATCTCGAGCTGCACGCCGAGCATCGGCTCGAGCCGGAGGCGCGGCGCGTGCTCGGCGGGCTGGGATTCTCCGTCGCCGACCAGGATCGGCCGCTGGCCGAGTTCTCGGGCGGCTGGCGGATGCGCGCGGCGCTCGCGGCGCTGCTGCTCGCCGACCCGACCGTGCTCATCATGGACGAGCCCACCAACCATCTCGACCTGCCGGCGATGGAGTGGCTGGAGGACTACCTCGACGGTTTTCACGGCGGGCTCATCGTCGTCTCGCACGATCGCGTGTTCCTCGACCGGGTCGCGAGCGAGGTCCGCGAGCTGGAGCACGGCACGCTGACCGGCTACTCCATGGGCTTCACGCGCTACCTCGAGGAAAAGGAGCTGCGACGCGAGCAGGCGGCGGCGACGAACGCCCAGCTCGAATCGAAGATCGAGCAGCTCTCGCGGTTCGTCGAGCGCTTCGGCGCCAAGAACACCAAGGCGGCGCAGGCGCAGAGCAAGCGCAAGCAGATCGAACGCCTCAAGGCCGAGCGCGTCGTCCTGCCCCGGCGCGCCGGCCGCCTGCGGCTCTCCTTCCCCGCGCCTCCCCACTCGGGCCGGCTGCTCGTCCAGCTGCGCGACGCCTCGTTCGGCTACGACTCCCGCGACGTGCTGTCGCACGCCAGCGTCGAGGTCACGCGCGGCGAGAAGCTCGCGATCGTCGGCCCCAACGGGGCGGGCAAGACGACGCTGTTGCGCATGCTGGCCGGCCAGCTCGAGCCGCGCGAGGGCCTCCGGGAGGACACGCCGCTCACCCGCATGAGCTACTTCGCGCAGCACGCGGCCGAGACCCTGGAGGGTGCGCACACCGTCCTGGACGCGGTCGAGGAGGTCGCGAGCGACGCCTGGCGCCCGAGGCTGCGCAGCCTGCTCGGCAGCTTCCTGTTCCAGGGGGACGACGTGTTCAAGCTCTGCCGCGTCCTGTCGGGCGGCGAACGCCAGCGAGTGGCGCTCGCGCGGCTGCTGCTGCTGCCCACCAACCTGCTGCTCCTCGACGAGCCCACGCATCACCTCGACCTGGCGGGCAAGGAGGTGCTCGAGGACGCGCTCGAGCAGTACCCCGGCGCCCTCGTCGTGGTCACGCACGACCGTTCGCTCATGGCCCGCGTCGCGACCCGGGTGATCGAGGTCCACGAAGGCCGCGTCGTGCTCTACCCGGGCGGCTACGACGACTACGAGGCGGCACGTATCGCGCGCGCGGCCGGTCCGCCGCCCGAACCGGTCGAGACGGCGAAGCCCGCGGCCGCGAGAGCCGGCGCGGCGACGAAACCCGCGACGGCGGTCCGCGGCCGGGCGGGCGCCGGAGCCGGAGCCGCGGCGCGCGAGGCGGATCGGAAGGCGTCGCGCACGGCGCGATCGCAGCGGCAGCAGCGCGAAAAGGAAGTCGCGCGGCTCGAGCGCGACATCGAGCAGCGCGAGGCACGGATCCGGGAGCTCGAGAACCAGCTCGCCGACCCCGAGCTGTATCACGACGCGTCGCGCTCGAAGTCGCTCGTCGGCGAGTACGAACGCCTGCGCGCCGAGGTCGATTCGCTCTGGCAGCGGCTCGGCGAGCTGGGCTAA
- a CDS encoding family 43 glycosylhydrolase: MILGGGIRPKDFSLVKQGGYYHLFYIRNNTALPAEQTETDFGHSVSTDLYHWTQLPNALGVDLGEWDNAHLWAPSVFQHDGLWWMFYTGVSDWPGEFERTQRMGVAVSSDLSRWQHYEPVFDASMTSWAWWNQLDPGPAFRDPFVMPDPAAPGHWLMYYTASYGADTAATVVGVAGSDGDLLQWHDVKPLLITWRAYTYNQLTESPHVFEHAGLWYLLLTSSAGQPLSLYTSPDPIADPGQWTYRGRLSAMLGFDTSTWFASEYFRDGTREYLCFVNGDRIEIRQIQWSGSWSFSLVQPPLLHVVNMDWVSPNVPSGEQATLKTVMTNPLSGLLDFETLVVDSSGIETPVPPESLGFNRSPRVWSDTSYVVWIARRWPRVPDDDTTTVSRFRFRCSDQTAASGILTVRAPRPAAPPDTANPNLPELPAPPDPDGWMARGSLMRALSGAPLGSGPALSIDLPAAARARVDLYDLGGRRVRTLADRVLPAGVTVLRWDGRDGAGTALPNGLYFARLTAAGRVARTRLPLLPR, translated from the coding sequence ATGATCCTTGGCGGCGGCATCCGGCCGAAGGACTTCTCGCTCGTGAAGCAGGGTGGCTATTACCACCTTTTCTACATCCGCAACAACACCGCCCTGCCGGCCGAGCAGACCGAGACGGACTTCGGGCACTCCGTCTCGACGGACCTCTACCACTGGACCCAGCTTCCGAACGCCCTGGGCGTGGACCTCGGAGAATGGGACAACGCGCACCTGTGGGCGCCGTCCGTGTTCCAGCACGACGGGCTGTGGTGGATGTTCTACACGGGGGTCAGCGACTGGCCGGGGGAGTTCGAGCGGACGCAGCGGATGGGCGTCGCGGTGTCCTCCGACCTTTCGAGGTGGCAGCATTACGAACCGGTGTTCGACGCTTCGATGACCAGCTGGGCCTGGTGGAACCAGCTGGATCCCGGCCCGGCGTTTCGCGACCCGTTCGTGATGCCCGACCCGGCGGCGCCGGGCCACTGGCTCATGTACTACACGGCCTCGTACGGGGCCGACACGGCGGCGACGGTCGTCGGGGTCGCGGGCTCCGACGGCGACCTCCTGCAGTGGCACGACGTCAAGCCGCTGCTCATCACCTGGCGCGCGTACACGTACAACCAGCTCACCGAATCGCCGCACGTGTTCGAGCACGCCGGTCTCTGGTACCTGCTGCTGACGAGCAGCGCCGGCCAGCCGCTGTCGCTCTACACGTCGCCGGACCCGATCGCCGACCCCGGGCAGTGGACCTACCGCGGGCGGCTGAGCGCCATGCTGGGATTCGACACCAGCACGTGGTTCGCGTCGGAGTACTTCCGCGACGGCACGCGCGAGTACCTCTGCTTCGTGAACGGCGACCGCATCGAGATCCGGCAGATCCAGTGGAGCGGGTCGTGGTCGTTCTCGCTCGTCCAGCCTCCTCTGCTGCACGTTGTCAACATGGACTGGGTTTCGCCGAACGTGCCGTCGGGGGAGCAGGCGACGCTCAAGACCGTGATGACCAATCCTCTCAGCGGTCTGCTCGACTTCGAGACGCTGGTGGTGGATTCGAGCGGGATCGAGACTCCCGTGCCTCCCGAGAGCCTGGGATTCAACCGCTCGCCGCGGGTCTGGTCGGACACCAGCTACGTGGTCTGGATCGCACGGCGCTGGCCGCGCGTACCGGACGACGACACCACGACGGTCAGCCGATTCCGGTTCCGCTGCTCGGACCAGACCGCCGCGAGCGGCATTCTCACGGTGCGCGCGCCGCGGCCCGCCGCGCCGCCCGACACCGCGAATCCCAACCTGCCCGAGTTGCCGGCGCCGCCCGACCCGGACGGCTGGATGGCGCGCGGCTCGCTGATGCGGGCCCTCTCGGGCGCGCCGCTGGGCTCCGGCCCCGCGCTCTCGATCGATCTGCCCGCCGCGGCCCGGGCGCGGGTGGACCTGTACGACCTCGGCGGGCGGCGCGTGCGCACGCTCGCCGATCGAGTCCTGCCGGCCGGCGTCACGGTGCTGCGCTGGGACGGCCGGGACGGAGCGGGGACGGCCCTGCCGAATGGGCTGTACTTCGCCCGCCTCACCGCCGCGGGCCGCGTCGCACGGACGCGGCTGCCGCTGCTGCCGCGCTAA
- a CDS encoding aminopeptidase, translating into MRDHRTQQLAQLIVRHSTRLQPGEVALVEAFDLADGLVIDLVEEIQRAGAIPIVSLRSNAVIRSQLLAATEAQLDVQAGLELHQMKAVQAYVGIRAAENVSELSDVPADRMALYQQRVAQPVHLNYRVNHTKWVVLRYPNAAMAQLANMSTAAFEDFYFRVCNVDYARMREAIQPLRERMLKTDRVRLTGPGTDLTFSIKGIGAVSCHGERNIPDGECFTAPVRDSVEGTIRYSTPSLYLGTTYDGLEFRFEKGRIVEAKGNPQDKLDALLGVDEGARFIGEFSLGFNPHILTPMKDTLFDEKIAGSLHFTPGQSYETAGNGNRSKIHWDLVLIQRPEYGGGEVWFDGERVRHDGRFVVKDLEGLNPENLSR; encoded by the coding sequence ATGCGCGACCATCGCACGCAGCAGCTGGCGCAACTCATCGTGCGCCACTCCACCCGGCTCCAGCCCGGCGAGGTCGCGCTGGTCGAAGCGTTCGACCTCGCCGACGGTCTCGTCATCGACCTCGTCGAGGAAATCCAGCGCGCCGGGGCCATCCCGATCGTGTCGCTGCGCAGCAACGCCGTCATCCGCAGCCAGCTCCTCGCGGCCACCGAGGCGCAACTCGACGTGCAGGCCGGGCTCGAGCTGCACCAGATGAAGGCGGTGCAGGCCTACGTGGGCATCCGCGCCGCGGAGAACGTCAGCGAACTCTCGGACGTGCCCGCCGACAGGATGGCGCTCTACCAGCAGCGGGTCGCGCAACCGGTGCACCTGAACTACCGCGTGAACCACACGAAGTGGGTCGTGCTGCGCTACCCCAACGCCGCGATGGCGCAGCTCGCGAACATGAGCACGGCCGCGTTCGAGGACTTCTACTTCCGGGTCTGCAACGTGGACTACGCCCGCATGCGCGAGGCGATCCAGCCGCTGCGCGAGCGAATGCTGAAGACCGACCGGGTGCGCCTCACCGGCCCGGGCACCGACCTGACGTTCAGCATCAAGGGCATCGGCGCCGTCTCCTGCCACGGCGAGCGGAACATCCCCGACGGCGAGTGCTTCACCGCCCCGGTCCGGGACTCGGTCGAGGGCACGATCCGCTACAGCACGCCCTCGCTGTACCTCGGAACGACCTACGACGGACTCGAATTCCGCTTCGAGAAGGGACGCATCGTCGAGGCGAAGGGCAATCCCCAGGACAAGCTCGACGCGCTGCTCGGCGTGGACGAAGGCGCACGCTTCATCGGCGAGTTCTCTCTCGGCTTCAACCCGCACATCCTCACGCCCATGAAGGACACCCTGTTCGACGAGAAGATCGCGGGCTCGCTCCACTTCACTCCCGGCCAGAGCTACGAGACGGCCGGCAACGGGAACCGCTCGAAGATCCACTGGGACCTGGTGCTGATCCAGCGGCCGGAGTACGGCGGCGGCGAGGTCTGGTTCGACGGCGAACGCGTGCGCCACGACGGTCGCTTCGTGGTGAAGGACCTCGAGGGACTGAACCCGGAAAACCTTTCGCGTTAG
- a CDS encoding c-type cytochrome — MRNLVRAVLLAAVVGVVGFAIVVRADLPAAERGRRLAERSGCFSCHGPGGIKGVANHGRSDLTVPGFEGDVMMFAKNDEELREWIRDGVTARKAKSESWKAASARGALRMPAYGDRFGRRGLDDLVAYVNVMAGNPEPQDSLARAGLERIEALGCIGCHGPGGRLAPRNPGSLKGYVPSWDGRDFAELVRDRREFHQWVADGVSDRFKRNALAMHFLERANLRMPAFKDHLQPGDEDAIWAYVQWLRRTPH, encoded by the coding sequence GTGCGCAATCTCGTCCGGGCCGTCCTGCTGGCCGCCGTCGTCGGCGTCGTCGGGTTCGCGATCGTCGTACGCGCGGACCTGCCGGCGGCCGAACGCGGCCGCCGCCTCGCCGAGCGGTCCGGCTGCTTCAGCTGCCACGGCCCCGGCGGAATCAAGGGGGTCGCGAATCACGGCCGCAGCGATCTCACGGTGCCCGGCTTCGAGGGTGACGTGATGATGTTCGCGAAGAACGACGAGGAACTGCGCGAGTGGATCCGTGACGGCGTGACCGCGCGCAAGGCGAAGAGCGAGTCGTGGAAAGCCGCCAGCGCACGCGGCGCGTTGCGCATGCCGGCCTACGGCGACCGGTTCGGCCGGCGGGGCCTGGACGACCTCGTCGCCTACGTGAACGTGATGGCGGGCAATCCCGAGCCGCAGGATTCGCTCGCCCGCGCGGGCCTGGAGCGCATCGAGGCGCTCGGCTGCATCGGCTGCCACGGCCCGGGCGGACGCCTCGCGCCACGGAATCCCGGTTCGCTCAAGGGGTACGTGCCCTCGTGGGACGGACGCGATTTCGCGGAGCTGGTCCGCGATCGCCGCGAGTTCCACCAGTGGGTGGCCGACGGGGTGAGCGACCGATTCAAGCGAAACGCGCTCGCCATGCACTTCCTCGAGCGCGCGAACCTGCGCATGCCCGCTTTCAAGGACCACCTGCAGCCCGGCGACGAGGATGCCATCTGGGCCTACGTGCAATGGCTGCGGCGCACTCCTCATTGA